The following proteins are co-located in the Bubalus bubalis isolate 160015118507 breed Murrah chromosome 21, NDDB_SH_1, whole genome shotgun sequence genome:
- the CIDEC gene encoding cell death activator CIDE-3 isoform X3: MLAYKPFFLVLEEDGTTVETEEYFQSLADDTVFMVLHKGQKWQPPSEQSTRYQLALSDKPAKIDVARVTFDLYKVNPQDFIGCLNVKATLYGTYSLSYDLHCSGAKRIMKEALRWALFSMRATGHMLLGTSCYLQQLLDATEQGQPPKSKAASLIPTSLKMLQ; the protein is encoded by the exons ATGCTGGCGTACAAGCCTTTCTTCCTGGTGCTGGAGGAAGATGGCACAACTGTAGAGACAGAAGAGTATTTCCAATCCCTGGCAGATGACACTGTATTCATGGTCCTCCACAAGGGGCAGAAATGGCAGCCCCCATCAGAACAG AGCACTAGGTACCAGCTCGCCCTCTCCGACAAGCCTGCCAAGATCGATGTGGCCCGAGTAACTTTTGACCTATACAAGGTGAACCCACAGGACTTCATTGGCTGCCTGAACGTGAAGGCAACTCTCTATGGCACATACTCCCTCTCCTATGATCTGCACTGTTCCGGGGCCAAGCGCATCATGAA GGAAGCTCTCCGCTGGGCCCTCTTCAGCATGCGGGCCACAGGCCACATGCTGCTCGGCACCTCCTGTTACCTGCAGCAGCTCCTGGATGCCACAGAGCAGGGACAGCCCCCCAAGAGCAAAGCCGCATCCCTCATCCCAACCAGTCTGAAGATGCTGCAGTGA
- the CIDEC gene encoding cell death activator CIDE-3 isoform X2, with protein MAMYMAVSTSVVTQQQLSEPSAEAPRARPCRVTTADRSVRKGIMAHSLDDLHVKVRDTLMLAYKPFFLVLEEDGTTVETEEYFQSLADDTVFMVLHKGQKWQPPSEQSTRYQLALSDKPAKIDVARVTFDLYKVNPQDFIGCLNVKATLYGTYSLSYDLHCSGAKRIMKEALRWALFSMRATGHMLLGTSCYLQQLLDATEQGQPPKSKAASLIPTSLKMLQ; from the exons ATGGCCAT GTACATGGCAGTGAGCACTTCGGTGGTGACCCAGCAGCAGCTGTCGGAGCCCAGTGCAGAGGCCCCCAGGGCCCGGCCCTGCAGAGTAACCACTGCTGACCGGAGTGTGAGGAAGGGCATCATGGCGCACAGTCTTGATGACCTCCATGTCAAG GTCCGGGATACCCTGATGCTGGCGTACAAGCCTTTCTTCCTGGTGCTGGAGGAAGATGGCACAACTGTAGAGACAGAAGAGTATTTCCAATCCCTGGCAGATGACACTGTATTCATGGTCCTCCACAAGGGGCAGAAATGGCAGCCCCCATCAGAACAG AGCACTAGGTACCAGCTCGCCCTCTCCGACAAGCCTGCCAAGATCGATGTGGCCCGAGTAACTTTTGACCTATACAAGGTGAACCCACAGGACTTCATTGGCTGCCTGAACGTGAAGGCAACTCTCTATGGCACATACTCCCTCTCCTATGATCTGCACTGTTCCGGGGCCAAGCGCATCATGAA GGAAGCTCTCCGCTGGGCCCTCTTCAGCATGCGGGCCACAGGCCACATGCTGCTCGGCACCTCCTGTTACCTGCAGCAGCTCCTGGATGCCACAGAGCAGGGACAGCCCCCCAAGAGCAAAGCCGCATCCCTCATCCCAACCAGTCTGAAGATGCTGCAGTGA
- the CIDEC gene encoding cell death activator CIDE-3 isoform X1 codes for MEYAMKSLSLLYPKSLSRYMAVSTSVVTQQQLSEPSAEAPRARPCRVTTADRSVRKGIMAHSLDDLHVKVRDTLMLAYKPFFLVLEEDGTTVETEEYFQSLADDTVFMVLHKGQKWQPPSEQSTRYQLALSDKPAKIDVARVTFDLYKVNPQDFIGCLNVKATLYGTYSLSYDLHCSGAKRIMKEALRWALFSMRATGHMLLGTSCYLQQLLDATEQGQPPKSKAASLIPTSLKMLQ; via the exons ATGGAATACGCCATGAAGTCCCTCAGCCTTCTCTACCCTAAGTCCCTCTCCAG GTACATGGCAGTGAGCACTTCGGTGGTGACCCAGCAGCAGCTGTCGGAGCCCAGTGCAGAGGCCCCCAGGGCCCGGCCCTGCAGAGTAACCACTGCTGACCGGAGTGTGAGGAAGGGCATCATGGCGCACAGTCTTGATGACCTCCATGTCAAG GTCCGGGATACCCTGATGCTGGCGTACAAGCCTTTCTTCCTGGTGCTGGAGGAAGATGGCACAACTGTAGAGACAGAAGAGTATTTCCAATCCCTGGCAGATGACACTGTATTCATGGTCCTCCACAAGGGGCAGAAATGGCAGCCCCCATCAGAACAG AGCACTAGGTACCAGCTCGCCCTCTCCGACAAGCCTGCCAAGATCGATGTGGCCCGAGTAACTTTTGACCTATACAAGGTGAACCCACAGGACTTCATTGGCTGCCTGAACGTGAAGGCAACTCTCTATGGCACATACTCCCTCTCCTATGATCTGCACTGTTCCGGGGCCAAGCGCATCATGAA GGAAGCTCTCCGCTGGGCCCTCTTCAGCATGCGGGCCACAGGCCACATGCTGCTCGGCACCTCCTGTTACCTGCAGCAGCTCCTGGATGCCACAGAGCAGGGACAGCCCCCCAAGAGCAAAGCCGCATCCCTCATCCCAACCAGTCTGAAGATGCTGCAGTGA